The Zalophus californianus isolate mZalCal1 chromosome 8, mZalCal1.pri.v2, whole genome shotgun sequence genome has a segment encoding these proteins:
- the ATRAID gene encoding all-trans retinoic acid-induced differentiation factor — MALCGPGSLSFLVPWAATLLLALGAERALALPEICMLCPGSVRDLSEVTLYCKQTPELMLHSRCCLNQEGTIVGLDLQNCSLKDPGPDFPQAHTAIIIDLQANPLKDDLANTFRGFTQLQTLILPQDVGCPGGINAWNTVTFYIKNQTCQGQRNLCNSTGDQEMCPENGSCVPDGPGLLECVCADGFHGYKCMRQGSFSLLMFFGILGSTTLSISILLWGTQRRKAKTS, encoded by the exons ATGGCTCTTTGCGGGCCGGGCAGCCTTTCGTTCCTGGTCCCTTGGGCAGCGACCCTGCTCCTCGCTCTGGGCGCGGAAAGGGCTCTGGCGTTACCCGAG ATATGCATGCTGTGTCCAGGGAGTGTGCGAGATTTGTCAGAAGTGACCCTTTATTGTAAGCAGACACCAGAGCTAATGCTGCACTCCCGCTGCTGCCTGAATCAGGAGGGCACCATTGTAGG GCTGGATCTCCAGAACTGTTCTCTGAAGGACCCTGGTCCAGACTTTCCTCAGGCACATACTGCCATCATCAT AGACCTGCAAGCAAACCCCCTCAAGGATGACTTGGCCAACACCTTCCGTGGCTTTACCCAGCTCCAGACTCT GATACTGCCCCAAGATGTCGGCTGTCCCGGAGGTATTAATGCCTGGAATACTGTCACCTTTTATATaaaaaaccaaacctgccaaGGGCAAAGGAACCTTTGCAACAGCACTGGGGACCAAG AAATGTGTCCTGAGAATGGATCCTGTGTACCTGATGGTCCAGGTCTCTTGGAATGTGTCTGTGCTGATGGCTTCCATGGCTACAAGTGTATGCGCCAG GGTTCCTTCTCACTGCTTATGTTCTTCGGTATTCTGGGATCCACCACATTATCCATCTCCATTCTGCTTTGGGGGACCCAACGCCGAAAAGCCAAGACTTCGTGA